The proteins below are encoded in one region of Roseovarius bejariae:
- a CDS encoding histidine phosphatase family protein produces MTELTLVRHGQANAAAKDPDSYDILSDLGHDQARWLGEYIAPLGQYDRVVSGTLRRQFGTAEGANPTGLPHSTDARLNELDYYGLAHSLRDSHGVPFPDTPEGFAAHVPQVLDVWRSDGMSPDLESYKAFRARITDALHDIAKDGPGALVVTSTGVIATLTAIALGLDTSAKTKMFLTVAHTSMHKFELRRDGLYLTQYGATPHLDTPDRAFARTFV; encoded by the coding sequence ATGACCGAATTGACACTGGTACGGCACGGACAGGCCAACGCGGCGGCCAAGGACCCGGACAGTTACGATATCCTGTCCGACCTCGGCCACGATCAGGCCCGTTGGCTGGGCGAATATATCGCCCCGCTGGGGCAGTACGATCGCGTCGTATCCGGCACCCTGCGCCGCCAGTTCGGCACCGCCGAAGGGGCCAACCCGACCGGCTTGCCCCACAGCACCGATGCCCGGCTGAACGAGCTTGATTACTACGGCCTCGCCCATTCCCTGCGCGACAGTCACGGCGTCCCTTTCCCCGATACCCCGGAAGGGTTTGCCGCCCATGTGCCGCAGGTTCTGGATGTCTGGCGCTCGGACGGCATGTCGCCCGATCTGGAAAGCTACAAGGCATTTCGCGCCCGTATCACCGATGCCCTGCATGACATCGCCAAGGACGGTCCCGGTGCTCTGGTCGTCACTTCCACCGGGGTCATCGCCACGCTCACCGCCATCGCCCTTGGGCTGGACACCTCGGCCAAGACCAAGATGTTCCTGACCGTGGCGCATACCTCCATGCACAAGTTCGAGTTGCGCCGCGACGGGCTTTACCTCACCCAATACGGGGCCACCCCGCATCTCGACACCCCCGACCGGGCCTTCGCCCGGACATTCGTGTGA
- a CDS encoding response regulator transcription factor produces the protein MTQPLVTILDDEPAIRSMLADALEEAGFQTMAFGRATEFEAALRSTTPDVCLVDLSLPDRDGLTLVHRLALEQGAAVIIISGRAEVQDKITGLELGADDYIIKPFDPAEVVARIRARLRRDSTAPQTGETARFNGWTAHFDRYVLEDETGTETPFSHAEGEVLRLFLERPKRLISRNAMQEALGGAAGESFDRAMDVRISRLRTKLREDPKNPRLIKTIYGAGYIFLGDVNWT, from the coding sequence ATGACACAGCCGCTTGTCACCATCCTCGATGACGAACCCGCCATTCGCTCCATGCTGGCCGATGCACTGGAAGAGGCCGGTTTCCAGACCATGGCCTTTGGCCGTGCCACCGAATTCGAAGCAGCCCTGCGCAGTACCACCCCCGATGTCTGCCTTGTCGACCTGTCGCTACCGGACCGCGACGGGCTGACACTGGTGCACCGGCTGGCCTTGGAACAGGGGGCCGCCGTGATCATCATCTCGGGGCGCGCCGAAGTGCAGGACAAGATCACCGGGCTGGAATTGGGGGCCGATGACTACATCATCAAACCCTTTGACCCCGCCGAGGTGGTGGCCCGCATCCGCGCCCGCCTGCGCCGCGACAGCACCGCGCCACAAACCGGCGAAACCGCCCGCTTCAACGGCTGGACCGCGCATTTCGACCGCTACGTTCTGGAAGACGAAACCGGCACGGAAACCCCCTTCTCCCACGCCGAAGGCGAGGTCCTGCGCCTGTTTCTCGAACGCCCCAAGCGCCTGATCTCACGCAATGCCATGCAAGAAGCACTGGGCGGCGCGGCAGGCGAAAGCTTTGACCGCGCGATGGACGTACGCATCTCGCGCCTGCGCACCAAGCTGCGCGAAGACCCGAAAAACCCGCGCCTGATCAAGACGATCTATGGCGCGGGGTATATTTTCCTGGGCGATGTGAACTGGACCTGA
- a CDS encoding saccharopine dehydrogenase, with protein sequence MTHLWVRSEQRPNEDRTGLTPEGAAKLMEKGLRVTVEESSSRIIPIEGYRAAGCEIAPENSWPEAPRDAIVFGLKELPDDDTPLPHRHIMFGHAFKGQHSGRRLLERFKAGGGTLYDLEYLVDTQGRRVAAFGYWAGYAGAAVSLMAWAAQKSGGLCGPVSAYPDKYALQSDLAKRLDATGLPRPSAIVIGALGRVGTGAADLCTAMGVAPTRWDMAETANGGPFPEILQHDIFLNCIFARPGTPVFVPQEALTAPRSLSVIGDVACDPDSDYNPVPVYSEATTWDAPATRVHDAPPLDVMAIDNLPSLLPLESSEDYAAQLLPSLLTLDRLDQDVWARAETTFNDNMKGI encoded by the coding sequence ATGACACACCTCTGGGTTCGATCCGAGCAACGCCCCAACGAAGACCGCACCGGCCTCACCCCCGAAGGCGCGGCCAAACTCATGGAAAAGGGCCTGCGCGTCACGGTCGAAGAAAGCAGCAGCCGCATCATTCCCATTGAAGGCTACCGCGCCGCAGGCTGTGAAATCGCGCCCGAGAATTCATGGCCCGAGGCCCCGCGCGATGCCATCGTCTTCGGGCTGAAAGAACTGCCCGACGATGACACGCCCCTGCCGCATCGCCACATCATGTTCGGCCATGCCTTCAAGGGCCAGCATTCGGGCCGCCGCCTTCTGGAACGCTTCAAGGCGGGGGGCGGCACACTTTATGACCTCGAATACCTCGTCGACACGCAAGGTCGCCGTGTCGCAGCTTTCGGTTACTGGGCGGGCTACGCCGGCGCGGCGGTCAGCCTCATGGCTTGGGCGGCACAGAAATCAGGCGGGCTCTGCGGCCCGGTCTCGGCCTACCCCGACAAATACGCTCTTCAATCCGACCTTGCCAAACGGCTCGACGCCACCGGCCTACCCCGCCCCTCGGCCATCGTCATCGGCGCACTGGGCCGAGTCGGCACCGGCGCGGCCGACCTCTGCACCGCCATGGGTGTTGCACCCACCCGCTGGGACATGGCCGAAACCGCCAACGGCGGCCCCTTCCCCGAAATCCTGCAACACGACATCTTCCTCAACTGCATCTTCGCTCGCCCCGGCACGCCCGTCTTCGTCCCGCAAGAGGCCCTGACCGCGCCGCGCAGCCTCTCGGTCATCGGCGATGTCGCCTGCGACCCCGACAGCGATTACAACCCCGTGCCGGTATACTCCGAGGCCACCACATGGGATGCCCCAGCCACCCGCGTGCATGACGCCCCCCCGCTGGACGTGATGGCGATCGATAACCTGCCCTCCCTCCTGCCGCTGGAATCCTCCGAAGATTACGCGGCACAGCTCTTGCCCTCCCTGCTCACCTTGGACAGGTTGGACCAAGATGTCTGGGCGCGGGCCGAGACCACATTCAATGACAACATGAAAGGGATCTGA
- a CDS encoding NAD+ synthase, whose amino-acid sequence MSDRFRLTLAQLNPTVGDIDGNAAQARTAWEAGKQAGANLVALPEMFITGYNTQDLVMKPAFHQDAIATIETLARECADGPAMGIGGPALEGASLYNAYYILSGGKISACILKHHLPNETVFDEERLYESGPVTGPYTVDGVRIGSPICEDSWFEDVAETLAETGAEFLLVPNGSPYYREKLAVRHQLMVARVVETGLPLIYLNLLGGQDDQVFDGGTFALNPGGELAVQMPLMKEGIAHIDLERGPDGWRIEKGDLAPIPDAHEQDYHAMVLALRDYMRKTGFSKVLLGLSGGIDSALVATVAVDALGAQNVRCVMLPSEYTADISLQDAQTLAENLGCRYDFVPIAEGREAITNTLAPLFEGTEPNVTEENIQSRLRGLLLMAISNKFGEMLLTTGNKSEVAVGYATIYGDMSGGYNPLKDMYKTRVFETCRWRNEQHRDWMQGPGGEVIPQRIIDRPPSAELAPDQKDEDSLPEYAVLDGILEILVDQDGSIADCVAAGYDRDDAKRVEHLLYISEYKRFQSAPGTRLSKRAFWLDRRYPIVNRWRDPS is encoded by the coding sequence ATGTCCGATCGCTTTCGTCTGACATTGGCGCAATTGAACCCGACAGTGGGGGATATCGACGGCAACGCGGCACAGGCGCGAACCGCTTGGGAGGCTGGAAAACAGGCCGGTGCGAACCTTGTGGCGCTGCCCGAGATGTTTATCACCGGGTACAACACCCAGGATCTTGTGATGAAGCCCGCCTTTCACCAAGATGCCATTGCAACGATTGAAACCTTGGCGCGTGAGTGTGCGGATGGTCCTGCAATGGGCATTGGTGGGCCTGCACTTGAGGGGGCAAGCCTATATAACGCCTATTACATTCTCTCCGGCGGCAAGATTTCTGCTTGTATACTCAAGCATCACTTGCCCAATGAAACCGTCTTTGACGAAGAGCGTCTGTATGAATCCGGCCCGGTGACCGGGCCCTACACGGTTGATGGTGTGCGTATCGGCTCGCCCATCTGCGAGGATAGCTGGTTCGAAGATGTCGCGGAAACCTTGGCCGAGACGGGCGCGGAATTCCTTTTGGTTCCAAATGGTTCTCCCTACTACCGCGAAAAATTGGCGGTACGACATCAGCTTATGGTGGCGCGTGTGGTCGAGACCGGATTGCCGCTGATCTACCTCAACCTTCTCGGCGGGCAGGACGATCAAGTATTTGATGGCGGGACCTTCGCGCTCAATCCCGGTGGCGAATTGGCGGTGCAGATGCCGTTGATGAAGGAAGGTATCGCGCATATCGATCTGGAACGCGGGCCGGATGGGTGGCGCATCGAAAAAGGCGATCTTGCACCGATCCCGGACGCGCATGAGCAGGACTATCACGCCATGGTTCTGGCCTTGCGCGATTACATGCGGAAAACCGGATTTTCCAAGGTTTTGTTGGGGTTATCGGGTGGAATCGACTCGGCCCTCGTGGCCACGGTGGCGGTCGATGCGCTTGGCGCGCAGAACGTGCGTTGTGTCATGCTGCCATCGGAGTACACGGCCGATATTTCGCTACAGGATGCGCAAACCCTCGCGGAAAATCTTGGGTGTCGGTATGATTTCGTGCCGATCGCAGAGGGGCGGGAGGCGATCACCAATACGCTTGCGCCGCTATTCGAAGGCACTGAACCCAATGTGACCGAGGAGAATATCCAGTCGCGGTTGCGGGGGCTGTTGCTTATGGCGATCAGCAACAAGTTCGGCGAGATGCTACTGACCACCGGCAACAAATCCGAGGTCGCCGTGGGGTATGCCACCATTTATGGCGATATGTCGGGTGGGTATAACCCGTTGAAAGACATGTATAAAACCCGCGTCTTTGAAACCTGCCGCTGGCGCAATGAACAGCACCGCGACTGGATGCAAGGCCCCGGTGGTGAGGTCATCCCACAACGCATCATCGACCGCCCCCCGAGTGCCGAACTGGCACCGGATCAGAAGGATGAAGACAGTTTGCCGGAATATGCGGTTTTGGACGGTATTCTGGAGATTCTGGTGGATCAGGACGGGAGCATCGCCGATTGCGTGGCGGCGGGATATGATCGGGACGATGCCAAGCGTGTCGAGCATCTGCTTTATATCTCTGAATACAAACGGTTTCAGTCCGCTCCGGGGACACGTTTATCGAAGCGGGCGTTCTGGCTGGACCGGAGATATCCCATCGTCAACCGCTGGCGTGATCCGAGTTGA
- a CDS encoding glutathione S-transferase family protein — protein MKFYYAPKTISVATAVMLEETGLSYEGIKVDFANQEQTSPEYLAINPKGRVPSIVTDAGILTETGAILEYLATQAPDKVTLPTDPWAAAQLRSVMYYLASTFHVNHGHLRRGHRWANEESSFRDMAAKVPETMAASARFIEENCALSPFVMGGALTPADPWLFAICTWLDGDGVDIRNTPKLAAHFDMMNARPSVAAVRKMGILD, from the coding sequence ATGAAATTCTACTACGCCCCAAAGACCATCTCGGTCGCGACTGCCGTAATGCTCGAGGAAACCGGCCTGTCTTATGAAGGCATCAAGGTGGATTTCGCCAATCAAGAGCAAACCAGCCCCGAATATCTGGCCATCAATCCAAAGGGCCGTGTGCCCTCCATCGTGACCGATGCGGGCATCCTGACCGAAACCGGCGCGATCCTTGAATATCTCGCCACCCAAGCCCCCGACAAGGTGACCCTCCCCACCGATCCTTGGGCCGCTGCGCAATTGCGCAGCGTGATGTACTATCTCGCCTCCACCTTCCATGTGAACCACGGCCACCTGCGCCGCGGTCATCGCTGGGCGAACGAGGAAAGCTCGTTCCGCGACATGGCCGCGAAGGTGCCCGAAACCATGGCCGCCTCCGCCCGCTTTATCGAGGAAAACTGCGCCCTGTCGCCCTTCGTCATGGGCGGCGCGCTAACTCCCGCCGACCCATGGCTGTTCGCCATCTGCACATGGCTGGACGGCGACGGCGTGGACATTCGCAACACCCCGAAACTCGCCGCACATTTCGACATGATGAACGCCCGCCCTTCGGTTGCCGCCGTGCGCAAAATGGGCATTCTGGACTAA
- the fdhF gene encoding formate dehydrogenase subunit alpha, whose translation MSETIKLTLNGKEVEAEKGMTLWEVANGRGLKIPHLCHKPAPGYKPDGNCRACMVEVEGERTLVASCIREAADGMVVTTDSARAETSRKMVMELLLADQPERDTSHDQSSHLWDMAELNGVTESRFPKLEQDRVPLLDDSHVAMRVNLDACIQCNLCVRACRDVQVNDVIGMAGRGHDAYPVFDFDDPMGASTCVACGECVQACPTGALMPASVVDDAQVGDSADYDSEVESVCPFCGVGCQVSLKVKDGKVKYVEGINGPANEGRLCVKGRFGFDYIHHDHRLTKPLIRREDAPAKGLNVDPGNWQQFFREAEWDEALDVAAGGLKRLKDDHGGKSVAGFGSAKCTNEEAYLFQKFIRQGFGHNNVDHCTRLCHASSVAALMENVGSGAVTATFNEIENADVAIAIGCNPIENHPVAATYFKQFTKRGGKLIVMDPRGVGLRRFATHMLQFKPGADVSMLNAIMHVIVEEGLYDQQYIEAFTENWEAEKEHLAQFPPEKMQELCGIPAETLRQVARDFAGAKAAMIFWGMGVSQHIHGTDNSRCLISLALMTGQVGRPGAGLHPLRGQNNVQGASDAGLIPMFLPDYQSVTDDGVRNAFTEVWKSGDFSDEKGLTVTEIMDAVHDDQIKGMYILGENPAMSDPDVEHARDALAKLEHLVVQDIFITETANYADVILPASAFYEKSGTVTNTNRQVQMGRPAVTPPGEAREDWAITVELANRMGLHWFYDSPADVFAEMKLNMKSLNNISWARLERENAVTYPCNDPEGPGEPVVFGDGFPRPEGRARFTPASVIPPDDLPDSDYPMVLTTGRQLEHWHTGSMTRRASVLDAVEPEANCSLHPSTLRKLGVEPGGMVRLTTKRGSVNVMARADRAVAPDMVFLPFAYVEAAANILTNPALDPYGKIPEFKYSAVRVEAADGQVAAE comes from the coding sequence ATGTCCGAGACCATCAAACTGACCCTCAACGGCAAGGAAGTCGAAGCCGAGAAAGGCATGACCCTTTGGGAGGTGGCCAATGGCCGGGGGTTGAAGATTCCGCACCTCTGCCACAAGCCCGCACCGGGGTATAAGCCGGATGGAAATTGTCGCGCCTGCATGGTCGAGGTGGAGGGCGAGCGGACGCTTGTCGCCTCGTGCATTCGCGAGGCCGCCGATGGCATGGTGGTGACCACGGATTCAGCGCGCGCCGAAACCTCGCGCAAGATGGTGATGGAGCTGTTGCTGGCCGATCAGCCCGAGCGCGATACCTCACATGACCAATCGAGCCACCTTTGGGATATGGCCGAGCTGAACGGCGTCACCGAAAGCCGCTTTCCCAAGTTGGAGCAGGACCGCGTGCCGCTTTTGGATGACAGCCACGTGGCGATGCGTGTCAATCTGGACGCCTGTATTCAGTGTAACCTTTGCGTGCGCGCCTGCCGGGATGTGCAGGTGAATGACGTGATCGGCATGGCGGGCCGGGGGCATGATGCCTATCCGGTATTCGATTTCGACGATCCCATGGGCGCCAGCACCTGTGTCGCCTGTGGTGAATGTGTGCAGGCCTGCCCAACCGGGGCCCTGATGCCCGCAAGCGTGGTGGATGACGCCCAGGTGGGCGACAGCGCCGATTACGACAGCGAGGTCGAAAGCGTCTGCCCGTTCTGCGGGGTGGGGTGCCAGGTCAGCCTGAAGGTCAAGGACGGCAAGGTGAAATACGTCGAGGGCATCAACGGCCCTGCGAACGAAGGCCGCCTTTGTGTGAAGGGGCGCTTTGGCTTTGACTACATCCACCACGATCACCGCCTGACCAAGCCGCTGATCCGGCGCGAGGATGCGCCGGCCAAGGGGCTGAACGTGGACCCGGGCAACTGGCAGCAGTTCTTCCGCGAGGCGGAGTGGGACGAGGCGCTGGACGTGGCCGCCGGTGGGCTGAAGCGCCTGAAAGACGATCACGGTGGCAAATCCGTGGCCGGGTTCGGCAGCGCCAAATGCACCAACGAAGAGGCGTATCTTTTCCAGAAGTTCATCCGGCAGGGCTTTGGCCACAACAACGTGGACCACTGCACGCGGCTGTGTCATGCGTCCTCGGTGGCGGCGCTGATGGAGAATGTTGGTTCGGGGGCCGTGACCGCCACGTTCAACGAGATCGAGAATGCCGATGTGGCGATTGCCATCGGCTGTAACCCGATCGAGAACCATCCCGTCGCCGCGACCTATTTCAAGCAGTTCACCAAGCGCGGTGGAAAGCTGATCGTGATGGACCCGCGCGGCGTGGGCCTGCGCCGGTTCGCGACGCATATGTTGCAGTTCAAGCCCGGCGCGGATGTCTCGATGCTCAACGCGATCATGCATGTGATCGTCGAAGAGGGGCTCTACGACCAGCAGTATATCGAAGCCTTCACCGAGAACTGGGAAGCCGAGAAAGAGCATCTGGCGCAATTCCCGCCCGAGAAGATGCAAGAGCTGTGCGGTATTCCCGCCGAGACCCTGCGCCAGGTGGCGCGCGATTTCGCGGGCGCCAAAGCGGCGATGATCTTCTGGGGGATGGGGGTGAGCCAGCACATCCACGGCACGGATAACTCGCGCTGCCTGATCTCTCTGGCGCTGATGACCGGGCAGGTGGGCCGCCCCGGTGCGGGCCTGCACCCGCTGCGCGGGCAGAACAACGTGCAAGGGGCCTCGGACGCGGGGCTTATCCCGATGTTCCTGCCCGATTACCAGTCGGTCACTGACGATGGCGTGCGCAATGCCTTTACCGAGGTCTGGAAGTCGGGTGACTTCTCGGATGAAAAGGGCCTGACCGTGACCGAGATCATGGATGCGGTGCATGACGATCAGATCAAGGGGATGTATATCCTCGGCGAAAACCCGGCGATGTCGGACCCGGACGTGGAACACGCGCGCGATGCGCTGGCCAAGCTGGAGCATCTGGTGGTGCAGGATATCTTCATCACCGAAACGGCGAACTATGCCGATGTGATCCTGCCCGCCTCGGCCTTCTATGAAAAATCCGGCACGGTGACCAACACCAACCGGCAGGTCCAGATGGGCCGCCCTGCCGTCACGCCCCCGGGCGAGGCGCGCGAGGATTGGGCGATCACGGTGGAACTGGCCAACCGGATGGGGCTGCACTGGTTCTACGACAGCCCGGCGGATGTCTTTGCCGAGATGAAGCTGAACATGAAGTCGCTCAATAACATCTCGTGGGCGCGGCTGGAGCGCGAAAACGCCGTCACCTATCCCTGCAACGATCCGGAAGGGCCGGGCGAGCCGGTGGTCTTCGGCGATGGCTTCCCGCGGCCCGAAGGGCGCGCGCGCTTTACCCCGGCCAGTGTCATTCCGCCCGACGACCTGCCCGATTCCGATTACCCCATGGTCCTGACCACGGGGCGGCAGTTGGAGCATTGGCACACCGGGTCGATGACCCGCCGCGCCAGCGTGCTGGACGCGGTGGAGCCCGAGGCGAACTGTTCGCTGCACCCCTCCACCCTGCGCAAGCTGGGGGTGGAACCGGGCGGCATGGTGCGCCTGACCACCAAGCGCGGGAGTGTCAACGTCATGGCCCGTGCCGATCGCGCCGTGGCGCCCGATATGGTCTTCCTGCCCTTCGCCTATGTCGAAGCGGCCGCCAATATCCTGACCAACCCGGCGCTCGATCCCTACGGCAAGATTCCCGAGTTCAAATACTCGGCCGTGCGTGTCGAAGCGGCAGATGGACAGGTGGCGGCGGAATAA
- a CDS encoding MORN repeat-containing protein, with the protein MTKSLITSVLLGVTIASFAQAQDGEVRTKQYDDGGVYEGTFKNGLQHGTGTYTLPNGYEYVGEWVDGEIKGKGVARFPNGSVYEGEFEKGKPNGVGKIVFTDGGTYEGTWADGKITGQGVAVYANGTRYEGGFRNAMHHGQGRMESPGGYVYEGEWVNGVKEGQATITYPDEAVYEGAVQRGARHGEGKLTMPDGLIYEGLWKEGQIDGEGRLIQPNGDIYEGQLVSGRREGKGKVTYENGDVYEGDFQDDRRHGQGVFTGVDGYRYEGSWVAGKISGQGKVTYPDGSVYEGEFRDDLANGQGKIVYPDGSTYDGEWSGGVIDGQGKATYPNGLVYEGEFKNAKNHGHGVMTYADGYRYEGQWRDGQRHGQGTATYPDGTIYEGQFANGQRHGQGKITMPDGFTYEGEWQEGEISGQGVATYINGDVYEGTFLNGKRQGEGTMRYATGEEASGRWQDGALTEATSPADDGDNTDTTSE; encoded by the coding sequence ATGACAAAATCACTGATCACATCCGTTTTGCTCGGGGTTACAATCGCCAGCTTTGCACAAGCGCAAGATGGCGAAGTACGGACCAAGCAATATGATGACGGAGGGGTCTATGAAGGCACCTTCAAGAACGGGCTGCAACACGGTACCGGCACCTACACCCTGCCCAACGGCTATGAATACGTCGGCGAGTGGGTGGATGGTGAGATCAAGGGCAAGGGCGTTGCCCGCTTTCCGAATGGTTCGGTTTACGAGGGCGAGTTCGAAAAAGGCAAACCCAACGGGGTGGGCAAGATCGTCTTTACCGATGGCGGCACCTACGAGGGCACATGGGCCGATGGCAAGATCACCGGACAGGGCGTGGCCGTCTATGCCAATGGAACGCGTTATGAAGGTGGCTTTCGCAACGCCATGCACCACGGGCAGGGCCGGATGGAAAGCCCGGGCGGCTATGTCTACGAGGGCGAGTGGGTCAATGGCGTGAAGGAAGGTCAGGCCACGATCACCTATCCCGACGAGGCGGTGTACGAAGGCGCCGTGCAACGCGGGGCACGGCACGGCGAAGGGAAGCTGACCATGCCCGATGGCCTTATCTACGAGGGTCTTTGGAAAGAGGGTCAGATCGACGGCGAAGGCCGCCTGATCCAACCCAATGGCGATATCTACGAGGGTCAGCTTGTCAGTGGCCGGCGCGAGGGCAAGGGCAAGGTCACCTATGAAAACGGGGATGTCTACGAAGGCGATTTCCAGGATGACCGCCGCCATGGTCAAGGCGTATTCACCGGGGTCGACGGCTATCGATACGAAGGCTCATGGGTGGCTGGCAAAATCTCGGGGCAAGGCAAGGTGACCTACCCCGATGGCTCGGTCTACGAGGGCGAGTTCCGCGATGACCTTGCCAATGGACAGGGCAAGATCGTCTACCCCGATGGCTCAACCTATGACGGGGAATGGAGCGGCGGCGTCATCGACGGGCAAGGCAAGGCGACCTATCCCAATGGGCTTGTCTATGAAGGCGAATTCAAGAACGCCAAGAACCACGGCCATGGCGTGATGACCTATGCCGATGGCTACCGCTATGAAGGGCAATGGCGCGACGGACAACGCCACGGCCAAGGGACTGCGACCTACCCCGACGGCACGATCTATGAAGGTCAGTTTGCGAACGGGCAGCGCCATGGACAGGGCAAGATCACCATGCCCGATGGCTTCACCTATGAAGGCGAGTGGCAGGAAGGCGAGATTTCCGGCCAAGGCGTCGCCACCTATATCAACGGCGATGTCTACGAGGGCACCTTCCTGAACGGCAAGCGTCAGGGCGAAGGCACAATGCGATATGCCACGGGTGAGGAAGCCTCAGGTCGCTGGCAGGATGGTGCCCTGACCGAGGCCACAAGCCCCGCCGATGACGGTGACAATACCGATACCACCAGCGAATAG
- a CDS encoding saccharopine dehydrogenase family protein — translation MTIHWCGTGLSAIPGLRRLIKAGHDICVWNRSTDKAQAAVGDLTDNIKAFDFDTLSGEVSEGDLVVSMLPGDWHVPLAEMCINKGAHFVSSSYIAPEMRALHAKAVVRGICAVNEIGLDPGIDHLMAHHLVADYKASDAYSPDNDLSFISYCGGIPKTPNPFRYKFSWSPLGVLKALRSPSRSVRDFEELNVARPWDAISSYTAPLPEAETFEVYPNRDSIPFMEDYQFSPDWRVKQFVRGTLRLNGWTEAWADVFREIETLEGEAGEARLKEMSDQFWAENAYDEGEPDRVVLCVSLKAERDGKTVWHKTYVMDAWGDENGTAMARLVSIPVSLAIESVLNGEIEPGVSPAPNDPALVERYLGEVGKLAQHLAVVDHLA, via the coding sequence ATGACAATTCACTGGTGCGGCACCGGCCTTTCGGCCATCCCCGGGCTTCGCCGCCTGATCAAGGCGGGCCACGACATCTGCGTCTGGAACCGCTCGACCGACAAGGCCCAGGCCGCCGTGGGCGACCTCACGGACAACATCAAAGCCTTCGATTTCGACACCCTCTCGGGCGAGGTCTCCGAGGGCGATCTGGTGGTCTCCATGTTGCCCGGCGACTGGCACGTGCCGCTGGCCGAAATGTGCATCAACAAGGGGGCGCATTTCGTCTCAAGCTCCTACATCGCACCGGAAATGCGCGCGCTGCACGCCAAGGCCGTCGTGCGCGGCATCTGTGCCGTCAACGAAATCGGCCTCGATCCGGGTATCGACCACCTGATGGCGCATCACCTCGTAGCCGACTACAAGGCTTCCGATGCCTACTCGCCCGACAATGACCTCAGCTTCATTTCCTACTGCGGCGGGATTCCCAAAACCCCCAACCCCTTCCGCTACAAGTTCAGCTGGTCCCCCTTGGGCGTGCTCAAGGCCCTGCGTTCCCCGTCCCGCTCCGTCCGCGACTTCGAGGAACTCAACGTCGCCCGCCCGTGGGACGCGATCAGCAGCTACACCGCCCCCCTACCCGAGGCCGAGACCTTCGAGGTCTACCCCAACCGCGATTCCATCCCCTTCATGGAGGATTACCAGTTCTCCCCCGACTGGCGGGTCAAGCAATTCGTCCGCGGCACCCTGCGCCTCAACGGTTGGACCGAGGCCTGGGCCGACGTCTTCCGCGAGATCGAAACGCTGGAAGGCGAGGCAGGCGAGGCGCGGCTCAAGGAAATGTCCGATCAGTTCTGGGCCGAGAACGCCTATGACGAGGGCGAGCCCGACCGCGTCGTGCTCTGTGTCTCGCTCAAGGCCGAGCGCGACGGCAAAACCGTCTGGCACAAGACCTATGTCATGGACGCATGGGGCGACGAGAACGGCACCGCCATGGCGCGGCTTGTCTCGATCCCTGTGTCGCTGGCCATCGAATCCGTGCTGAACGGCGAGATCGAGCCGGGCGTGTCCCCCGCCCCGAACGATCCAGCCCTCGTGGAACGGTACCTGGGCGAAGTTGGCAAACTCGCCCAACACCTCGCCGTGGTCGACCACCTCGCTTAA